The Polaribacter sp. KT25b genome contains the following window.
TAATAAAAACCATTGCAATTGCAATCAATGGATAAAAGTTGTATTTGATGGAAGCTATCATCACAGAAAATGGTTTGTCAATTCCTTGTGTTAACAAAAGTCCCATTATAAAAGCGCCCCAAGCATTAAACGGAATTAAAATTGATGAAGGTGCAGAACTTGAATCTGCAAGGTATGCGAGTTTTTCTCTCGGAATCTTTAACTTATCAAAAATTGGTCTATATAAAGTACCAACAGTTAAAGAACTAATGCTCGTTTCAACAAATAATAATAAACCTGTTAACGTTGCTAAAACCTGAACCATAACTCTACTATAACCCGATTTTTTATTTTCTAATTTTACCAATTGTCTATTTAAAATATTGATAAAACCTTCAACTCCTCTAGAATATTGAATAAAAATTAACAAAGCGCCAACCAAAGCACTAAACATAATTGTTCTTGTATTTCCTTCGGATTGAAAAACATTTACCATTCCTTCAATCATTGCTAAAGTTCCTGTTAATGGATTCCAACCTTTAATAATTAACCAAGAAAACCAGATACCAAATAACAAAGCGATGTAAACTTGTTTTGTTTTAAGTGCTAAAATAATGGCAACAATTGGTGGTATTACTGATAGAAATCCATATTCCATAAAAAGAGTGTTTATTTTGGCTAAAGGTAATAATTTATCTACATCTTATTTTGTAAATTGCTGTTCAACTTTTTAAAATCCAAATGGCAAAAAAATATATTTTAGCTTTAGACCAAGGAACTACAAGTTCTCGTTCTGTAATTGTTGATGAAAAAGGAGTAATTATTGAAATCGAACAACAAGAAATTCAACAAATATTTCCAAAATCTGGTTGGGTAGAACATAATGCTTTAGAAATTTTAGAAACGCAGGTATCCACTTTAAAAAAAGTGATAGAAAAAGCGAATATTAATGTTGCAGATGTTATTGGTTTAGGCATTACAAACCAAAGAGAAACCACTGTTATTTGGAATAAAAATACCGGAAAACCAATCTACAATGCCATTGTTTGGCAAGACATGAGAACTGCAGATGTTTGTGAAAAATTAAAAAAAGAAGGATTAGAAAATCATATAAAACAAACTACTGGTTTAGTGGTTGATGCCTATTTTTCTGCAACAAAAATTCATTGGATTTTAGAAAATGTTCCAAATGCAAAAGTAGCAGCAGCAAAAGGAAACCTACTTTTCGGAACGATAGATTCTTGGCTCTTATGGAATTTATCCGACAGAAAAATTCATGCAACAGATTACAGCAATGCATCAAGAACGATGCTTTTTGATATCAAAAATTTATGTTGGGACGAAACAATTTTAGCAGCATTAAACATTCCAAAATCGATGTTACCAGAAGTAAAACCGTCTTCTTTTCATTTTGGTAATTATATTTTAGACGGATATAAAATTCCCATTGCAGGAATTGCTGGTGATCAGCAAGCAGCACTTTTTGGACAAGCTTGTTTTAGAAAAGGAGAAGCAAAAAACACTTACGGAACAGGATGTTTTTTATTGATGAATACAGGAACTGAACTTCAATTTTCTAAAAATGGATTGTTAACCACAATTGCTTGGGGAATTGACAATAAAGTATATTATGCTCTAGAAGGCAGCGTATTTGTTGCTGGCGCCGCCATACAATGGTTAAGAGACGGTTTACAAATTATAAAATCGGCAGAAGAAAGTGAAGCTTTTGCACTAGAAGTTGAAGGTGAAAATCCTGTAATTGTTGTGCCTGCTTTTGCGGGTTTAGGCGCTCCTTATTGGGATATGTATGCAAGAGGTGCAATTTTTGGTTTAACGAGAGATACAGGCAAAAATCACCTAATAAAAGCCACTTTACAATCTTTAGCATATCAAACAAAAGACTTGTTAGTTGCCATGCAACATGATGCAGAAATACCGTTAACTTCTTTAAAAGTTGATGGTGGTGCTTGCGAAAATAATTTACTAATGCAATTTCAATCAGATATTTTAGATGTGGTGGTTGAGCGACCAGAAATTACAGAAACCACAATAATGGGCGCAGCGTATTTAACCGGAATTTGTGTGGGTTTATGGAAACAAGAAGAAATTTTATCACACAGAAAAATTGACAAAGAATTTACTCCAGAATATACCGTTGAAAAAAGAGATCGTTTGTATAAAAAATGGCTAAAAGCAGTGGAACGTTCTAAAGATTGGATTGATTAATTACTTCTAAAACATTGTTTAACCGAGAAAAAAGCAGTGTTTGTCTAAAAAATTTCTCTTTCAATATAAACTGTTCTTTTTTTGCTTTAAATAATTTTAAATTTGATAATCATGAAAATTAGAAATGTAATTTTAGGACTTAGTTTAATACTATTAACTTCTTGCGTTGTAAAATCTTTGCATCCTTTTTATACCAAAGAAACCATCTCTTTTGATCAAAATTTTATTGGAGATTGGCAAGATTCAAAAAAAGGAAACTGGAAAATTGTTTCATTTAAAAGTGAAATGATAAAAGATAATCCGGTTGAAAAAATGAAAAAAGAGGATTTAAAATTCTACGAAGAATATAAAAATAGCTATTATATTTTAAGAGAATATGAAGGTAAAGAAGCTATTTATATTGCAACTCCTTTTATAATTAACAATCAAAAATTTTTAGATTTTTTCCCTATAGATCATCAAGAAGATGTTGATAATTTATTAGAAAGTCATTCTATTTACACCCATAGTTTAGTAAAATATGATGTACAAAAAAACGGAGAAATAGAAGTAAGATGGCTAGATGAAGATAAAATTCGAGCCCTTTTTAAAGAACATAAAATTAAGATAAAACACGAAACATTTGGTGTTTTAAACGATAAGTATCTACTAACCGCTAGTCCAAAAAAGTTACAAAAATTTATAGAAAAATATATGGCTTCTAACGATGATGAAAAATGGAAAACTGACATAAAATTCACATTACATAAGGTAAATGAATCAAATTAAACCCTTTTTAACAAGAACAAACGCTCATAATAAAGTAATTTTTAATGCTATATTATGGAGTTGTTCTTTTCTTATTCTATTGTTTCTTTTTTCTGGAAGTTCATCGCCTTCAAAAATTGATTATATTTATACAGCTAGTTTTATTTTTACACTTATAATTCCTGTTTGCATCAATTTATATTGGTTGCTTCCCACCTATCTTAAAAAAGAAAAATATGGGCTTTTTGGAATCCTTTTTATTGTAAATCTTATTGTGTTTGCAGAGATAAATCCTTGGGTTTTCAATATATTGGTCAATAATTTTTTTAACGATTACTTCTTTATTTCCTATCATAATACCATAGAAATCTATTTTATTTTTTCGGTGTTTTTTATCCTAACTGCGCTTATAAAACTTGCCGAAAATTGGGTGTATTTAAATCAATTAGAAAACAAAACACTTAAAATTCAGAAGCAACAAATAGAAAATCAATTGTATTATTTAAAAGGTCAGATTAATCCGCATTTTTTATTC
Protein-coding sequences here:
- the glpK gene encoding glycerol kinase GlpK, translating into MAKKYILALDQGTTSSRSVIVDEKGVIIEIEQQEIQQIFPKSGWVEHNALEILETQVSTLKKVIEKANINVADVIGLGITNQRETTVIWNKNTGKPIYNAIVWQDMRTADVCEKLKKEGLENHIKQTTGLVVDAYFSATKIHWILENVPNAKVAAAKGNLLFGTIDSWLLWNLSDRKIHATDYSNASRTMLFDIKNLCWDETILAALNIPKSMLPEVKPSSFHFGNYILDGYKIPIAGIAGDQQAALFGQACFRKGEAKNTYGTGCFLLMNTGTELQFSKNGLLTTIAWGIDNKVYYALEGSVFVAGAAIQWLRDGLQIIKSAEESEAFALEVEGENPVIVVPAFAGLGAPYWDMYARGAIFGLTRDTGKNHLIKATLQSLAYQTKDLLVAMQHDAEIPLTSLKVDGGACENNLLMQFQSDILDVVVERPEITETTIMGAAYLTGICVGLWKQEEILSHRKIDKEFTPEYTVEKRDRLYKKWLKAVERSKDWID
- a CDS encoding sensor histidine kinase, yielding MNQIKPFLTRTNAHNKVIFNAILWSCSFLILLFLFSGSSSPSKIDYIYTASFIFTLIIPVCINLYWLLPTYLKKEKYGLFGILFIVNLIVFAEINPWVFNILVNNFFNDYFFISYHNTIEIYFIFSVFFILTALIKLAENWVYLNQLENKTLKIQKQQIENQLYYLKGQINPHFLFNSLNVLYSLAIDEKKEITNAILQLSDILRYVIYDVNADKISIRKEIELLKNYIEFEKNRHVNDSTITFDFKVDEDLKIYPMLLLPLLENSFKHGLKSGVKNPYIDVKLIAKSKKIDFVISNNFQETKKYNTKEKKGIGLKNIQENLAIIYPDEHLFSIENTQTIFTVKLTIDLEK